The Leifsonia poae region TGTCCTGCACCAGCTTCGGCGCTTCCTGCATGTACTGATCCCAGGTGAGCTCCGGCGTCGGCTCGGCGAGACCGGCCTTCTTGTAGAGCGTCTTGTTGTAGAACATGAGCAGCATGTTCGAGCGCAGGGGAACGCCGTACTGCTTGCCCTTCCACTCACTCGACGCCAGCGGCGCAGCGTTGAAGTCGGCCCAGTCGTACGATTTGTCCGTCCACTGGGCGGCATCGCTCTTCAGCTCGTAGAGCACGCCGGCATCGGCCAGCTGTGGGGTCCACGGGTCGTCGAGGGTGATCAGGTCGTATTGGGGATCCGTGGCGGTTCCGTTGAGCATCCCCTTGGCCAGCAGCTCGTCGTAGGGCACCGAGTCGATGGTCACATCGATGTAGGGGAACTCTTTGTTGAACTCGGGCACGAGCTGGTCCTGCCACTGCTGGGCGAAGGCGTCGTTGGCCATCATCGTGATCTTGACGTGCTTGGCTGCGGTGCCGACACCGCCGCCGTCGACCTTTGCGGGTGTCTCACTCGTCCCGCTGCAGGCAGTGAATGCCATGAGGCTCAGGACTGCTGCACCGGCCGCGAATCCTGCTCGCGCTCGCCGCATTCGAACGGACTTGTTCATTCGTACATCTCCTCGTCGTTGATTTGGATGTTCGTGGTCGTCGCACGACGCACGAGCGCCTGGCGCGGGTGTGCCGCGCAGACGGCGCCGACGTGTCGCCGACCGGAATGTGAGTGCGGGACGGCCCGTCGGGGGTTCGATGGGGAGCGCCGCAGAGACACTCAATCAGATCTGATCGAATATTGCAACGTGGAAATAGAGAAATATCGCAACGTTGCAACATGGTGGCTACGATATGGGGGTGAGCTCCAGAGACGACTCGACACCGGCCAAGCGCACCGGGGCGCCGACGATCAAAGACGTCGCGGCGCTCGCGGGCGTCTCCTACCGAACCGTGTCCAATGTGGTGAACGGGCACCGCTACATCAGCGACTCCACCCGGCAGAAGGTCGAGGCGGCGATCGCCGAGCTCGGCTATCGGCCGCAGCTCGCCGCGCGCCAACTGCGCAGCGGTCGCAGCAACCTCCTCACCCTCTCGGTGCCGTTCGTATCGCATCCGTACTTCGCCCAGCTCGCCCACGCGGTCGTCACCCAGGCTGAGCATTTCGGCTACGACGTTGTCATCGACGAGACGCGCGGCCTGCTCGAGCGGGAACTGCGCGTGGCGGCCGGGTTCAGCACCATCCTCACCGACGGCATCCTGTTCAGCCCCCTGACCATCGACCTACACCGGTTCGAAGCCGAACGCGGGGCGACCCCGCTCGTCCTGCTCGGTGAGCGCTTCCGCAGCACCAGCATCGACAGCGTCGTCGTCGACAACGTTCACTCGAGCTTCGACGCGACGACCTGTCTGGTCGAGGCGGGCCGTCGGCGACTCGGGTTCCTCGGCCAGGTTCAGGTCGGCACCATCGGCGCGGCACCCGCCGACCTGCGCATCCGTGGTTTCCATCTGGCACTGGAGGCCGCCGGCATCGAGGCGGATGCGCAGCACATCATCTCGGTCTCGCGGTGGGACCAGTCGAACCCCGACGGCGACTACTCGCGCGAGGAGGGGTACGAGCGCGTCAAAGAGCTGATCGCGCGCCCGAACGGTCTCGACGGCCTCGACGGCCTCGTCTGCGCGAACGACCTGCTCGCGATCGGCGCGCTTCGTGCGTTCCGTGAAGCCGGGATCGCCGTTCCCGGCGACGTCGTCGTCGTCGGCTGGGACAATACGGCCGAGGCGGCCTTCTCCGCGCCCTCGCTCACCACGATCTCCCCCGACCTGAACGAGATCGCCCGCCTGTCGATCGTTGCGATGTTGCGCCGCCTCGACGACCCGGCGGCCGCCCCGCAGACCGACATCGCGCCCTACCGCCTGGTGCAGCGCGAGTCGACCAACACCGCGGACGCCTCCCGCTAGGACGCCGCCCGAAACGGAGGATGGCGCTCACTCGGGTGCGTGGCGATATCCTGACTCGCTGCGGGGCGTCTTCGGTCAGAACACGATCCTTTCCACGATCAGCACCAGGCCGATCACGATCATCGCCGAACCGGAGACCCGGCTCACCCAGCGGGATGCCGCCGGGCGCGAGCGCAGCACCGCGCGCGCCCCGAATCCGACACCGGTGTAGACCACCGCGCAGCTGAGCACATGCACAGCGCCGAGCACCGCGATCTGCAGGGCGACCGGCCATACGGCCGTTGGCGTCGTGAACGGCGGCAGCAGTGCCAGGAACAGCAGGAGGAGTTTCGGGTTCAGCCCGCTGACGCCGATGCCTTTCGTCGCCCAGCGCAGCCACGACCCCTCGCTCCCGCCGCTCTCCGCGATCGGCACGGCGGGGCGACGAAGCGTCGACACGCCCAACCAGATCAGGTATCCCGCGCCGGCCACCGTGAGCATGGTCAAAATCACCGGAGCGCCCGCCACCAGGGCACCGACACCGGCCGCGACGACGATCGTCGCGATGACATGTCCGGTGAGCAGGCCGCCGACCGCCGGCGCGATGCGGTCGCGCAGCCCCCCGGCGATGACATACGCCCAGTCCGCGCCGGGCGTGATGACGAACAGGAACGACACCGCCCAGAACGCGAGAATCGTGCCGAACGCCATGACGCTCCCTCTGCTCCGCCCCGGTCGGGCGGTCGCCCTCTGGAAGAGTAGGCGGGATCACGCGAAAGGTGCTTCCAAGATCTTCCACGCAATCCGAGGTTTTGGGGGAGAATCTTTCGTGTGGATGACGTTGACAGAAGAATCCTTGCCGAGCTGCAACAGGATGGGCGGCTCAGCATCACCGAGCTGGCCGAGCGCGTGCGCCTCAGCGTCTCCCCGTGCCACCGCCGTCTGCGCGCCCTCGAACGCTCGGGGGCGATCAGCGGATACCGGGCCCACCTCAATGCAGGCGCGCTCGGCCTGACCTTCGACGCGCTCGTGTTCGTCACCATGCGCGACTCGACCCGGGACACCATCGCCGAGTTCGAACAGTCCGTGTCGACCGTTCCGGCCATCATTCAGGCCCAGCGACTCTTCGGCGACCCCGACTACCTGCTGCGCGTGGTCGCCCGCGACCTCCCCGCTTTCGAGGCCCTCTACGACCAGGAGCTCTCGGCGCTTCCCGGCGTGCAACGCCTCAGTTCGACCCTCGTCATGAAGAATGTCGTGCAAGACCGGCCGCTGCCGCTCGACCCGCTGCGCTGACCGGGTGGGCGGCAGAGCCGTCACATCGTGTCGAGGATGCCGACCAGCTGCTCGAACGTGGTCATCGGGTTGAGAATCGCGAACCGCGTGTTCGGCCGCCCCTGGTGCGAACTGGGGGTGACGAACGCCCGCTGTTCGGCGAGCAGACGCGCGGACCACTCGGCGTAATCGGCGCGCGACCAGCCGTCGCGCTCGAACACGACGACCGAGAGCTGCGGTTCGCGCACGAGCCGCAGCCCCTCGCGGGTGTCGATCTCACGGGCGATGTCGTGAGCGAGCTGCAGAGAGGCCCCGATCGCGTCACGGTAGGCCTGCGCGCCGTATGTGGCCAGCGAGAACCAGAACGGGAGCCCGCGTGCCCGACGCGTGAGGTGCGCCGCATAGTCGGAGGGGCTCCACTCCGACGTCTCCGTGAGGGTGTCCAAGTATTCGGCATGCTGCGTGTGCGCCCGACGACCGGCCGCCGGGTCACGGTAGATCAGGGCGCAGGCGTCGAACGGCGCGAACAGCCACTTGTGCGGGTCGACGATCACCGAATCCGCCTGCTCGACGCCGGCGAACCGGGCACGGGCGAGCGGGGAGAGCATCCCGGCCAGACCATAGGCGCCGTCGACGTGCAGCCAGAAGTCGAACTCCGCCTTGAGTGTGGCGAGGGAGGCGACGTCGTCGACGATCCCGAAGTTCGTGGAACCGGCCGTGGCCACGACGGCGAACACGGAGGATCCGTGCTCCTCGAGCGCTCCACGCACATCGGCGCCGGTCAGCATGCCGCTGTCGCCGACCGGCACGGGAACGACCTCAACATCCATCACCCGGGCGGCCGAAGCGATGGAGGAGTGCGCTTCCGCGCTGCAGACGATGCGCCAACGCGCCGGCGGCACCTCGCCCGCCTCCTCACAGCGCGTGCGCGCCGCCTCGCGGGCCGCCACCAGCGCAGACAGGTTTCCGAGCGTCCCACCCTGCACGAACACACCGCCGGCGGTGTCCGGCAGCCCGAATTCGCCGGCCAGCCAGGAGAGCACCTGGTTCTCGGCGAACACCGCCCCCGAGCCTTCGAGCCAGGAGCCGCCGTACACCGCGCTCGCCGAGACCACGAGGTCGAACGCCGTCGCCGCCTTCGTCGGGGCGGTGGGGATGAACGAAAGGTACTGGGGGTGGTCGGTGGTGATGCAGGCGGGCGCGAGCACGTCTTCGAAGAGTTGCAGCGCACGGGCGGCGCCGATCCCCTCGTCCACGACGGTGCGGCCGACGAGCCGCGCGAGCTCGGCCTCCGCAACGGGACCGTCGAGCGGTGTGTCTGTGCTGAGGATGCGCCGGCGCGAATACTCGAGCACGAGGTCGACGAGATCGACCGTCTCGGGCGACACCTCGTGCATGCGCCGTGTGTTCGCGGGTGCGTCGCTCTCGGTCATCGGGGCTCCTTCTCTGCTCATCTGCTCGTCTGCTCTCGCGCAGCACGCGCGTCGACAGACTCTCACACAAAGGAGGTCTGACGCACGTTCAGCGCATTTCTTGACGATACAACGCACGCTTTCCTCCCTTGTGTGTCATTTTGCGCAACAAAACATCACCGCTGCATCACGGTCGAAAGATGTCGGAGGCCCGGCGTAGAACGGCCTCATGGCCGAACGAAATCGCGTGACTCCGCTCGGCGACATCGTCGCCATCCCCCTTCGTGGCGCTTGGACGGGCAATCGCGGGCGCCTGCACGTCGGCCACGAGATCACCCGCTTCCACACCAGCGACCTCTGGATCACATGCGAACTGGACTTCCGCGGACGTTGGAGCGAGCAGTGGCTCCCCACGCGCTACACCTACCTCTTCTTCCACGACGAGGCGGTCTCGTTCGCCGCCGGGCACCGACCGTGCGCCGAATGCCGTCGCACGAGCTACCAGGCGTACCAAACCTCGTGGGCGAACAGTCTGGGCGAAGACCTCCCGACGGCGGCCCAGATGAACCACCGACTCCATGCCGAACGACTCGTCGCCGGCAGTCACCGCCGCCGCCTGCACATCGAGTCGTGGCCGCACCTGCCGACGGGCGCGTTCGTGCTCACCTCTGAGGGCCCGGCGCTGGTGCTCGACAGCGAGGTCGTCGAGTGGAGCCACGACGGCTACGGCGACCGGCATCCCCGACCGGTGCGCGGCGAGGCGATCGCGATCACCCCGCCTGCGACCCTGGCCGTTCTCCGCGACGGCTACCCCGTGCAACTCGGCATCCCGCGTTCAGCCTGATTGACTGGACGGATGTCGGATGCTCCGCTCTCCGCCCCCGCGCGGGCCCTCTTCCTGAACGGAACCGTCGGCGTGGGCAAGACCACCACCGCGCGGCCGGCGCGAGGGTGCTCGTGCTCGCCGGCGTGATCGAGGAAGCGGCGACGGTCGAACGCTACCGCGAGGCGGTGGATGCGGAGCTCACCGTCGTACGTCTCACAGTCGCCCCGAGGAGGGCGAACGCCGGCTCCTCCGCCGCCACGAGGGCGACCCCGCCGGCCTGGCCTGGCATCGCTCCCGATTCGGCGAACTCTCCGCGGTGCTCGACGCCACCGGACTCCCCGGTCCGACCGTGGACACCACCTCGCGCACCCCGGATGAGGTGGCCGAGGAGCTGCTGAGGGCTGTGGGCCTCTGACCCGCGCCGCGGGAAGACACAGCGAGGGGAACGATCGCTACAACCCGTCTCGGTCGTGCCAGTGCTCCTGCCAGCGCCAGTCGATCGGGTCGGAGACGCGCTGGTAGCGGATATCGGTCGACAGACGCATCCGGCCCTGGGCATCCGTGTTGTCGCAGGAGGCGTGCACGATGTGAGCCGAGTGCACCATCACGTCGCCGGCGCGATAGTCCGCGAATAGCCAGCGTGCGTCGTACTCCTCGGCCAGGCCGGGAAGGTCTGCGGTGATGGAAGCGGCGGGCCGTTTGAGGGTTCCGGCACGCTCCTCGGCCAGCACACGATGATGGCTGCCCTCCAGGTAGGCGAGACCGCCGCGATCGAGCGGGCAGTCACCGAGCGGAATCCACATCGAGAGCACCCGGTCGGTGCCCTCGCGCAGATACACCAGGTCGTAGTGCGCCTGCGTCGCGGTCCCGACGCCGTTCTCGCCCGCGCGGGTGTGCCGGATGATCTTGCGCCTGTGCAGATGCACCTCGTCGTCGAGCAGCCAGGCGAACCAGTCACGGATGCGGGGATGCTCGGTGAGCGCGCGGTACGCCTCGCCGGGCACGATCTCGTCGAAGAGCACTCGGCGGAGTTCGGCGCGGTCGACCTCACCGTCGGCGCCGAGGCCGAGCCCCGGATCGGTTCCCGCTCGCACCAAGCCGGTGCCGGCCAACGCGGCGAAGTAGTGGGCGCGGAAGGCTTCGACCAGCTCAGGCGCGAGGTGCCCGGGCAGGTAGAGGTAGCCGTCACGGCGCAGGCGGGCCCAGAGGGCGTCACGATCGTCGCGGTCGGAATCCGGTACGGGGTCGAGCATCCCGAACCGCGCGGGGGATTCGTCGAGCCGGTATCCGTTCGAGGTGAACATGACACCATGGTGCTGCCGCTTGGATTCCTGCGGCTTGGACTTCTGCGCTCCTATGCTTGGATTCTCGGCGATCAATGACCTCGACTTGGACGGAGACGCCATGTGGTCCTCCTTCGCAACACCCCCGGACGTGCTGCGCGACACGGGGTTGGTGTGCCTCGGCGCCGGCGAGGCGAACGGGGTCGCGCCCGGCTTCGTGCGTCGCGCGCTGCCGAGCCACGGCCTGGTACTCGTCACCGCGGGCGACGGTTGGTATGCGAGACCCGGCGAACGCCGGCCGGAGCGGGTGATCGCGCCGGCGGCGATCTGGCTGTTCCCCGGTGTCGAACACGGCTACGGCTCTGGGCCTGCGGGCTGGCATGAGCACTGGATCCTGTTCTCCGGCGCGATGACCCGCGTGTATCGCGAACTCGGCGCCGATTCCCGCCGTGCCGTCGTCGGCACTCGGCACGGGCCAGACGCCGACACGATCGGGGCGACGTTCGCCGGGCTGCGCGAGGCTCTCTCGACCCCCGGTCTGCCCGCCGCACTGCGCGCATCCGCGCTCGTTCAGCGTCTCCTGCTCGCCGCCGCGGCGGGCCTGCCCGAGCGACACCCGACCCACGACGTGCTCGGCGCCCTCGAGCAGACAGCGGCCGCCCCGACCCCGATTGCCGAGCGAGCCCATCGCCTTGGCCTGGCACCGGCCGGGCTGCGCGAACGGGTGCGCGAGCAGACGGGGATGACCCCGCAGGAGTACATCCTGGGCGTCCGCCTCGCCCGCGCGCAATCCCTGCTCGCCGAGACCCGGCTCGACATCGCCACCGTCGCCGCCCGCGTCGGCTACGACGATCCGGCATACTTCTCCCGCCTCTTCGCGGCGCGGGTGGGCGTGCCGCCCCGCGCGTTCCGCGCCCAACAGTCCCGCGACCGCGAGACCCCGATCGGACGTCAACCCGATTCGGGTTCCGCCCGCGACGACGACGCGGCAAGATGAAACCATGACCATCGACGAGCTGTACCGCGACCTGCACCGCCACCCCGAGCTCTCCTTCGAGGAGGTCCGAACGGCCGGCATCGCCGCCGACAGGCTCCGCGCGGCCGGCTACGAGGTCACCGAGCACATCGGCCGCACCGGCGTCGTCGGCGTGCTGCGCAACGGCGAGGGACCGACGGTGCTGCTCCGCGCCGATATGGACGCCCTGCCCGTCGCCGAAGACACCGGTCTCGACTACACGAGCGAAGCAGCCGGTGTCATGCACGCCTGCGGACACGACGTTCACGTGACCTGCCTGATCGGTGCCGCCGACCGGCTCGCCGCCACCCGTGACGAGTGGCACGGCACCCTGATCGCGCTGTTCCAGCCGGCCGAAGAGGTCGGCGGCGGCGCGCAGTCCATGCTCGACGACGGGCTCTACGAGTCCGTTCCGGTTCCGGATGTGGTGCTCGGCCAGCACGTCGGTCCCGCCCCGGCCGGGCTGGTCGGCGCCCACTCCGGCGCAGCCTTCGCCTCGGCGAACAGCATCGACATCACCGTATACGGTCGCGGCGGGCACGGCTCCCGGCCGGAGACGACGATCGACCCCGTCGTGCTGGCGGCGGCGATCGTGAGCCGGCTGCAGACGGTCGTGGCCCGCGAGATCGCCCCACAGGAGACGGCCGTCCTCACCGTGGGGCGGCTCAACGCCGGTACGAAGAACAACATCATCCCCGACTTCGCCAGCCTCGGCCTGAGCGTCCGCGCGTACAGCGAAGAGGTGCGAACCCGTCTGCTCGGCGCGATCGAGCGGATCGTGCGGGCCGAAGCCGCCGCATCCGGCGCCCCCGAACCACTCATCGAGCATGCGGAGTCGTTCCCCGTGACGGTGAACGAACCGGCGGCCACCGAGCGCACGGGCTCCGCATTCCGCGCCGCGTTCGGCGAAGGTTCGGTGCTCGACCCCGGCCAGGTGAGCGGCAGCGAGGATGTCGGCCTGCTCGCCACCGCGGCGGGCGCACCCCTCGTCTACTGGATCCTGGGCGGCGCCGACCCCGACAGCTATCTCGCTGCGGCACGAGCCGGAACCGTCGACCGCGACATCCCCTCGAACCACTCGCCGCACTTCGCACCCGTGATCCAGCCGACGCTCGACCGCGGCGTGGAGGCGCTCGTCGTCGCCGCCCGGGAGTGGCTGGCCTGACCTCGCGCACATTCGGTGCGAAAGTTCGGCCCGCCTATACTCCGAATTGGGCGACGACCACGCCGACCCGGAAGGAAGAATGAAGATGGCCGCGTCCCGCCCCACCCGCCGCAGCGGGGCCGCCGCCGATCGGGTGGTGAAACCCCAGGCGCGCACGGCCGCCACCCGGCAGCGCATCCTCGACTCGGCGATGGCCGTGTTCGCCATCAGGGGTTTCAACAACGGCTCGCTGATCGAGATCGCCGAACAGGCCGGGATGACGCATGCGGGCGTCCTGCACCACTTCGGCTCCAAAGACCAACTTCTCATCGCCGTGCTCGAGCACCGCGACCAGGCGGACGTCATGCACTTGGAGGGCCAGCACCCGCCGGTGGGCAAAGACCTGCTCCGTCACCTCGTCGACACCGCCCGGCTGAACGCGACCCGGGCCGGAATCGTGCAGGCCTACGCCGTGCTCTCCGCCGAGTCGGTCACCGACGACCACCCCGCGCAGGACTTCTTCCGGGAACGCTTCATCGGTCTGCGCAGCATGGTGGCTGAGGCTTTTCGCGAGGTTGCGCCCGCCGACGTCGCCGAGGAGAAGCTCTGGCAGGCAGCGGCGGCGGTCATCGCCGTGATGGACGGCCTGCAGGTGCAGTGGCTGCTCGAACCGGATGCGGTGCAGATGCCGGAGTCCGTCGACGCCGTGATCGGGGCACTGACCGCCTGGCTCAACGCCTGATGCTCACGCCCGAAGCAGACATCCCGTTGGATGTCGGCACGGTCGCTGCGCTCGTGGCGGCCCAGCATCCTGATCTCCTCGCCGAACTGCGGCTGGTGGCCGACGGCTGGGACAACTCGATCTACCGTCTCGGCGACCGCTACGCAGTGCGGCTTCCGCGACGGCAGGTAGCCGCGCAACTCATCGTGAATGAACAGACCTGGCTGCCGCGACTGGCGATGGCCCTCAGCATCGCGGTGCCGGAGCCTGTGCGGGTCGGCGTGCCGACCGCCGCCTTCCCCTGGCCGTGGAGCATCGTCCGCTGGTTCGACGGCATCGACGGTGCCGATGTCTCGGCCTCCGAGCGGGCGGCCCTGGCTGTTCCATTAGCCGAGTTCGTGGTGGCATTGCACTCGCCCGCTCCGCACGACGAACCGGTTCCCCACAACCCGGTTCGCGGTGTTCCTCTCTCCTCGCGCGATGCGTCGGTGCACGACCGGCTCGCGCAACTTGTCGACCGGCCGGAGGCGGGCGCGCTTGCCGACGGCTGGGAGCGCGCCCTAGCCGCACCCCCGTGGGCGCGCGAACCGATCTGGCTGCACGGCGACCTGCATCCGGGCAACCTGGTGCTCAGTAGGCCGCCGGGAGCGGGGCAGCCGGGCGCGGCGCTCGCGGCCGTGATCGACTTCGGCGACCTGACCGCGGGCGACCCCGCCACCGACCTCGCCACGGCCTGGCTCACCTTCGACGCTGAGGCGCGTGCTGTCTTCCGCGCCCGCATCGACGAGCTCACCGACACCGACGAGGCGACCTGGCAGCGGGCCCGCGGGTGGGCGATCGCCCTGGGCACCGCCCTCGCCCTGCACTCGGACGACAACCCCCGCATGGCGGGGCTCGGCCGTCACGCCCTGGAGCAGCTCAGCGGCGCGTGACCAGCGCACTCCGACGCCAGACGGCCCGGCGAGCGATCAGCGCAGGCCGAGCCGCTCTCCGATCCCGCATGCGGCGGCGCGCCCGACCGCGAACCCCGCCTCTGCGGCCGGCCGGCGGGTGTGCGGGTCGAGCGGGTTGACGCCGAAGGCGGCGACGGACGCATCGTCGGCGTAGACGACGGCCACCGGTGCCGGTCGCAGCGCCTCGAGCTCTTCCGCGGGGAACTGCCCGAACCCCGGACCGCCCGGTAGGATCGGCGCGATCACCAGCACCCAATCGGATCCGACGGCCAGATCGGCATTGGCGAGGGAGCGCATCCCGCCGTCGATGTACCGCCGGTCGCCGATGGTGACCGGCGGCCACACTCCGGGCACGGCACAGCTCGCGGCGACGGCGTCGGCAAGGCGCACGCCCGATGCGGCGTCGAACACGCGCAGCTCGCCGCTGCCGGCATCGATCGCCGTGAGCAGCATCCGCCGTTCCGGCCAGTGTTCGATCGGCAGCCGGGCCTCGATGGAGACCATGCGCTCGGCCTCGGTCACCGTCTTCGCCGCCAGCGCGAGACCCCCGATGCGCCGTCGCCCCTCCTCGGGTGTCGCGTCCGGGTCGGCGATCGCGAGATAGCTCGCCATCAGGGCCTGCATGTCGACCCTCGGATCGAACTCGGCTGTCTCCGGAGCGAGTTGCGCCGCGTAGAGCTCGGCCACGGGTCGCCCGCTCGCCAATTGCGCCGCCACGGCTGAGCCGGCCGAGGTGCCGATGAAACCGACCTCCGGAGCGAAGAGCGCCTCGACCAGTCGTGGGTCGGCGTCGGCCAACCCGTTGACCACGCCCAGCTCCCAGGCGATGCCCGCGACCCCTCCTCCGGCAAAGGCGATCGAACCGGCCACAGCGCACCTCTCTCTCCTTGGTGACTTCCCAGCATCACGCTACTCCGCGCCGCAGACACGGGCGCGCTGGTCAGCCCAGCAGGTGCGGCACCGCAGTGGCGGCCTCGCGCAGGCTCGCCGCGGGGATCACCGGTTGCAGGAGCACGTTCAGATAGACCGCGATGCTCGGCCCTCCGGCCGGGCGCTCGTCGACGTAGCATCCGTAGAACCAGTCGGCTCCGAGCAGGGCGAGCGTCCACCCGAACAGGTCGCCGAGCGCCGTCTCGTCGGAACCGGCCGTCATCCGGATGCACACCGTCGGCACGGCTCCGTCGACGCGGCCGATGCGCACGACCGTCTCGGCGAACCCGGGATGCGCGGGTGTCACGCAGGAGCGGATCACGTCGAACGCCTCGGGCTCTCGCGAGCGGTCCTGCAGGTGGTCGATCACCAGATCGGTCAGCCCGACGCGGGCCGCCGCCAGCTCGGTGAGGCAATCCGCCGTGACGGCAGCCGCGATCCGATCGGCCTCTGCTGCGGCGATGACACTGCCGGCAGTTCTGACCGTCATAGATGATCCTCTCGAGCGTCCCCTCGATGGTCTCACATTTCTACACGTTGTAGAAGTCAGTTCTGGGATTCTCATCACCGCCAGGACTCCATCCGCACAAACGAAAGGCCGCCGACGAACCGGAGTTCGTCGGCGGCCTTTCTCGGGCGGATCTCAGGCGCCGGCGTGGGCGAGGTCGCTGAGCAGCTGGTCGCCGGGGATCGCGGGAACGAACTCGGCCTCGATCTCAGCGCGACCGAGCAGCTCGGTCATGCGACGCTGGCGCTGGCGCGGGATGAGCGTGACCACCGTGCCCTGCTTGCCGGCACGACCGGTGCGACCCGAGCGGTGCAGGTAGGTCTTGTACTCGTCCGGGGCGTCGGCCTGGATGACCAAGTCGATGTCGTCGACGTGGATACCGCGCGCGGCCACATCCGTCGCCACCAGCACGTTGACCCGGCCGCTGGTGAGCTGCGCGAGGTTGCGGGTGCGGCGCGACTGGTTGAGGTCGCCGTGCAGGCTGACGGCCGGGATGCCGGCGTCGTCGAGCTGGTCGGCGAGCATCTCGGCGAACGCGCGGGTGCGGGCGAAGACGAGAGTCTTGCCCTCACGGTCGGCGAGCTGCTCGATGATCGCGCCCTTGTCGCGGTGCTCGATCACGAGCACGCGGTGGTCGATGGTCGACGACGCCTGGTCTTCACCGGCGACCTCGTGCACGCTCGGCTCGGGGAGGAACTCCTCGACGAGCTGGGCGACGCCCTTGTCGAGCGTGGCCGAGAACAGCAGCTTCTGACCACCCTCCGCGGTCTCACGCAGGATGCGCTGCACCGGCTCGAGGAAGCCGAGGTCGCACATGTGGTCGGCCTCGTCGAGCACCGTGATGACGACCTCGCTGAGGTCGAGGCGGCCCTGCTCGATGAGGTCTTCGATGCGCCCGGGGGTGCCGATCACGATGTCGACGCCGCGCTGGAGGGCGCCGACCTGACGCGCCTGCGGAACGCCGCCGTAGATCTGCGTGGTGAACAGTCCGACGCTGCGGGCGATCGGCTGCACAGTACGGTCGATC contains the following coding sequences:
- a CDS encoding aminoglycoside phosphotransferase family protein, with amino-acid sequence MLTPEADIPLDVGTVAALVAAQHPDLLAELRLVADGWDNSIYRLGDRYAVRLPRRQVAAQLIVNEQTWLPRLAMALSIAVPEPVRVGVPTAAFPWPWSIVRWFDGIDGADVSASERAALAVPLAEFVVALHSPAPHDEPVPHNPVRGVPLSSRDASVHDRLAQLVDRPEAGALADGWERALAAPPWAREPIWLHGDLHPGNLVLSRPPGAGQPGAALAAVIDFGDLTAGDPATDLATAWLTFDAEARAVFRARIDELTDTDEATWQRARGWAIALGTALALHSDDNPRMAGLGRHALEQLSGA
- a CDS encoding patatin-like phospholipase family protein; this translates as MAGSIAFAGGGVAGIAWELGVVNGLADADPRLVEALFAPEVGFIGTSAGSAVAAQLASGRPVAELYAAQLAPETAEFDPRVDMQALMASYLAIADPDATPEEGRRRIGGLALAAKTVTEAERMVSIEARLPIEHWPERRMLLTAIDAGSGELRVFDAASGVRLADAVAASCAVPGVWPPVTIGDRRYIDGGMRSLANADLAVGSDWVLVIAPILPGGPGFGQFPAEELEALRPAPVAVVYADDASVAAFGVNPLDPHTRRPAAEAGFAVGRAAACGIGERLGLR